From Nitrospiria bacterium, one genomic window encodes:
- a CDS encoding NADH-quinone oxidoreductase subunit C has protein sequence MNLAGLTEQIEQRWRGMTRCRLVAATFACEITCGRAALAELCGWLFSEQGYSFAGLIVEEGAAEWQLRYVFYGEREAGRVHVLVNSPSAERAFPSIVKFVHAADWHEREAEDLFGLVFEGHPRLGDFVLHNDAWQENVEPMRHRFDARAAMLHRKPAADWRPRRVVQEAGAFVMPIGPKYSGATESVHFLLETVGEDVIRAVPRLFYKWRAIEKLAEGKTVGDVLLLAERFAATTAFAHGLGFCQAVESITNAAVPARALLLRVFLAELERLRQHAGAIQEICESTALVVANNQAGILEEDLLRISGELAGHRYLFGLLAPGGLLCDLTNDACRRALAQSQKVLAELNELEKRLRVSSSFLDRLEEVGVIAFKDAKAFGLVGPVARASGLVRDLRRAQPYSGYERFDFDVPGEQEGDGYARLRVLFAEARQSARVMEQAIAALKDGGVHEPVTLCPGAALGWVEAPRGAAFHWVRLDESGRVARYRVVPPSFPNWHGFRLAVENFAFQDFPIILSTFDLSVAENDR, from the coding sequence ATGAACCTTGCCGGATTGACGGAACAAATCGAACAGCGCTGGCGCGGAATGACGCGCTGCCGGCTCGTCGCGGCGACGTTCGCGTGCGAAATCACCTGCGGTCGAGCCGCGCTGGCGGAGCTGTGCGGTTGGCTGTTTTCGGAGCAGGGCTACAGCTTTGCGGGACTGATTGTCGAAGAAGGCGCGGCCGAGTGGCAATTGCGCTATGTCTTTTACGGCGAGCGCGAAGCCGGCCGAGTTCACGTGCTGGTGAATTCTCCATCGGCCGAGCGGGCTTTCCCCAGTATTGTTAAATTTGTTCACGCTGCGGACTGGCATGAGCGCGAAGCCGAGGATTTATTCGGTTTGGTTTTCGAAGGCCATCCGCGCCTCGGCGATTTCGTGCTGCACAACGATGCCTGGCAGGAAAACGTTGAGCCGATGCGCCACCGATTCGACGCGCGCGCCGCGATGCTTCATCGCAAGCCGGCCGCCGACTGGCGGCCGCGGCGCGTTGTTCAGGAAGCGGGCGCGTTCGTCATGCCGATCGGCCCGAAATACTCCGGTGCGACCGAGTCCGTTCATTTCCTGCTCGAAACCGTCGGCGAGGACGTCATCCGCGCCGTGCCGCGCCTGTTTTACAAATGGCGCGCCATCGAGAAACTGGCTGAGGGAAAAACCGTGGGGGATGTCCTGCTGCTTGCGGAACGGTTCGCGGCGACGACCGCCTTTGCCCACGGATTGGGCTTCTGTCAGGCGGTTGAATCCATCACCAATGCGGCTGTTCCGGCGCGCGCGTTGCTGTTGCGCGTGTTTCTGGCGGAACTCGAACGCTTGCGCCAACATGCCGGCGCGATCCAGGAGATTTGCGAGTCCACGGCGCTGGTCGTCGCCAACAACCAGGCCGGGATTTTGGAGGAGGATTTGTTGCGGATTTCCGGCGAACTTGCCGGCCATCGTTACCTGTTCGGTCTGCTCGCGCCGGGCGGGTTATTGTGCGATCTGACGAACGACGCCTGCCGCAGGGCGCTCGCTCAATCGCAAAAGGTCCTGGCGGAACTAAACGAACTGGAAAAGCGGTTGCGCGTTTCCAGCAGTTTTCTCGACCGGCTGGAGGAAGTCGGCGTCATCGCGTTTAAGGACGCCAAAGCGTTCGGACTAGTCGGTCCGGTGGCGCGCGCGTCGGGACTCGTCCGCGACCTGCGCCGGGCGCAACCGTATTCCGGCTACGAAAGGTTCGACTTCGACGTGCCCGGGGAGCAGGAAGGCGACGGCTACGCACGGTTGCGCGTTTTGTTCGCCGAAGCCCGGCAATCGGCGCGCGTCATGGAACAAGCCATCGCGGCGCTGAAGGATGGGGGTGTTCACGAGCCGGTCACGCTTTGTCCGGGCGCGGCGTTGGGCTGGGTCGAAGCCCCCCGCGGCGCAGCGTTTCATTGGGTGCGGCTGGACGAGAGCGGACGGGTTGCCCGCTACCGCGTCGTTCCGCCGTCGTTTCCGAATTGGCATGGGTTCCGCCTGGCCGTCGAGAATTTCGCGTTTCAAGACTTTCCGATCATTCTCTCCACGTTCGATCTGTCCGTGGCCGAGAACGATCGGTGA
- a CDS encoding proton-conducting transporter membrane subunit codes for MNVILILALPLVAAALVCIPFDKRWAPGVTVVASVVNLILAARLAWWISAGNTLVSALQVGLLKWIAVDGLSALILLLIALVGATAAIYSFGYMARRSLSPGKLRLYYANYNLFIFSMMAVPVLAEPTLVWIMVELTTLCSALLVSFENTHAALEAAWKYVVLSLMGAGMALFGFLVLFAAMQAAGGDTYTWAGLVTAAPQMPPVLLKTAFVLILIGLGTKAGLVPMHTWLPDAHSQAPSPVCALLSGVETTAVLYVILRLFPVMRAAPDSHAEAWALTLGLISVGTAAFLLLRVRDYKRLFAFSTVEHMGIILTAVGLGASAAGYGAVQQIVAHSVAKSFCFFAAGAALLAVETREIAAVRGLIRLSPAAGAALIFGGLAIAGAPPLAVFLSEFSILKAGLTQGHYVTTGLLAVFIVIAFFGVLLHLNRMVFGVRENGAPANGHPDREDAKKFRLPFSCRLALILAAAPVLVLGVYVPEPLHDLLTLAAAALTK; via the coding sequence ATGAACGTCATTCTCATTCTGGCGCTTCCGTTGGTGGCCGCCGCTCTGGTTTGTATTCCATTCGATAAGCGGTGGGCGCCGGGGGTGACGGTCGTGGCTTCCGTGGTCAATCTGATTCTGGCGGCTCGGCTGGCGTGGTGGATCTCGGCCGGCAACACCCTCGTGAGCGCCCTTCAGGTCGGCCTGTTGAAATGGATCGCCGTGGATGGCCTGAGCGCGCTGATTCTACTGCTGATTGCGCTGGTCGGAGCCACGGCGGCTATTTACTCCTTCGGCTACATGGCGCGCCGGTCCCTGTCGCCTGGCAAACTGCGGCTCTATTATGCGAACTACAACCTCTTCATCTTTTCGATGATGGCGGTTCCGGTCCTGGCGGAGCCGACGCTGGTCTGGATTATGGTCGAGCTGACGACGCTGTGTTCGGCCTTGCTCGTCTCGTTCGAGAACACGCACGCGGCGCTGGAGGCGGCCTGGAAGTACGTGGTGCTGTCGCTCATGGGCGCGGGCATGGCCTTGTTCGGCTTCCTCGTCCTTTTTGCCGCGATGCAGGCGGCGGGCGGCGACACTTACACGTGGGCCGGACTCGTAACGGCGGCGCCGCAAATGCCGCCTGTATTGCTGAAAACCGCATTTGTGCTGATCCTGATCGGCCTCGGAACGAAGGCCGGGCTGGTCCCGATGCACACGTGGCTGCCGGATGCGCACAGCCAGGCGCCTTCACCGGTGTGCGCGTTGCTTTCGGGCGTTGAAACCACGGCGGTGCTCTACGTGATTCTGCGGCTGTTTCCGGTCATGCGGGCCGCGCCCGATTCCCATGCGGAAGCGTGGGCGCTCACCCTCGGCCTGATCTCGGTCGGTACGGCGGCGTTTTTGCTGCTGCGGGTGCGTGATTACAAACGGCTCTTCGCCTTTTCCACTGTGGAACACATGGGCATTATTCTAACGGCGGTCGGCTTGGGCGCATCGGCCGCCGGCTACGGCGCGGTGCAGCAGATCGTCGCTCATTCGGTTGCCAAATCCTTTTGCTTTTTTGCCGCCGGCGCGGCGTTGCTGGCCGTGGAAACGCGCGAAATCGCCGCCGTGCGCGGCCTGATCCGCCTCTCACCCGCCGCCGGCGCCGCCTTGATTTTCGGCGGACTGGCCATCGCCGGCGCGCCGCCGCTGGCGGTTTTTCTGAGCGAATTTTCGATTCTCAAAGCGGGCTTGACGCAGGGGCATTATGTGACAACCGGCCTGCTCGCCGTCTTTATCGTCATCGCGTTTTTCGGTGTGTTGTTGCATCTCAACCGGATGGTCTTCGGGGTGCGGGAGAACGGCGCGCCGGCGAACGGCCATCCGGACCGAGAAGACGCAAAGAAGTTCCGGCTGCCGTTCAGTTGCAGGCTGGCATTGATCCTGGCCGCAGCACCCGTGCTGGTGCTCGGCGTTTACGTTCCCGAACCGCTGCATGACCTGCTGACGCTGGCCGCAGCCGCATTGACAAAATGA
- a CDS encoding 4Fe-4S ferredoxin — translation MSQWVLKGIRTGIKTTAYPRDAERAAGVTPGLPVGGEFSAEAAAALVDRCPVQALSRTDGSVSVDYRRCVHCHRCVRGVEPPLDWETTYEWAATRRPQNEFGPAFSRSIHIVVVDAGDCGACLNEVKQLNNPYYNMHRLGFFITPTPRHADVLLVVGPVTDHMRVALQKTYDAMPTPKRVVAVGACALSGGVFAESFVCEKGLADVLPVDVEVPGHPPPPLAILHGLLVAVGRKPPASLVSTPSAVKTNPAEP, via the coding sequence ATGAGCCAGTGGGTTCTCAAAGGCATCCGCACGGGAATAAAAACCACCGCGTATCCGCGCGATGCGGAACGCGCCGCCGGTGTTACACCGGGATTGCCTGTCGGCGGCGAGTTTTCCGCTGAAGCGGCCGCGGCGCTCGTGGACCGTTGCCCCGTGCAGGCCCTGAGTCGGACGGATGGAAGTGTATCGGTGGATTACCGCCGCTGTGTTCACTGCCATCGCTGCGTCCGCGGCGTTGAACCTCCGCTGGACTGGGAGACCACCTACGAATGGGCGGCCACCCGCAGACCTCAAAATGAATTCGGCCCGGCGTTCAGTCGCTCCATCCATATCGTCGTTGTGGACGCAGGCGACTGCGGAGCGTGCCTCAACGAGGTCAAGCAGCTCAACAATCCCTATTACAACATGCACCGGCTGGGATTCTTCATCACGCCCACGCCGCGCCACGCGGACGTGCTGCTGGTTGTCGGCCCGGTGACGGATCACATGCGCGTGGCATTGCAAAAGACGTACGACGCCATGCCGACCCCCAAACGGGTCGTCGCGGTCGGCGCCTGCGCGCTGTCCGGCGGCGTGTTCGCGGAAAGCTTTGTCTGCGAAAAAGGGCTGGCGGACGTACTGCCGGTGGATGTGGAAGTGCCGGGGCATCCCCCGCCGCCGCTGGCGATTCTGCATGGTTTATTGGTGGCGGTCGGACGCAAACCGCCGGCGTCGCTCGTCTCGACGCCATCGGCTGTTAAAACAAATCCAGCGGAACCATGA
- a CDS encoding NADH-quinone oxidoreductase subunit H — protein MSNRVLFNLIQVFVAVAFAPLVSGTLSRLKEMVQSKRGPSIFQPYRDLWKLFHKDEIVSEDSSWIFRFTPYIVFVAPIFVVLLIPVLTDYPLFFAFMGDMLGGGFVLALGGFFATLAAVDTANPYGPMGASRTRMVGFLAEPVFMIVFFTVSFVAGSTIPYIVQQKWVTPPANFFEPSHVLLVLAFLMLILAEGGRIPVDNPTGHFELAMIDESKALEYSGRGMALMKWGGYMKMFVLLCIFLNVLVMPWGLAGEQSLGAVLIAVPLVLFKIFCFLLVLVVIESSLSKLRLFRIAEFLGAAFITSVAAMIARVFLP, from the coding sequence ATGTCCAACCGCGTCCTGTTCAACCTGATTCAAGTGTTCGTGGCCGTGGCATTCGCGCCGCTGGTCTCCGGAACGTTGAGCCGGCTCAAGGAGATGGTGCAGTCCAAGCGCGGGCCGAGCATTTTTCAACCTTACCGGGATTTGTGGAAACTGTTTCACAAGGACGAAATCGTGTCGGAAGACAGTTCGTGGATATTTCGCTTCACGCCCTACATCGTTTTCGTCGCGCCGATCTTCGTCGTGCTGCTGATTCCCGTGCTGACGGATTATCCGCTGTTCTTTGCCTTCATGGGCGACATGCTGGGTGGCGGTTTCGTGCTTGCGCTGGGCGGGTTCTTCGCCACGCTCGCGGCGGTGGACACGGCCAATCCCTACGGCCCCATGGGCGCCAGCCGCACGCGGATGGTGGGGTTTCTGGCCGAACCGGTTTTCATGATCGTCTTTTTTACCGTTTCGTTTGTCGCCGGTTCCACGATACCTTACATCGTTCAGCAAAAGTGGGTGACGCCGCCGGCGAATTTCTTCGAGCCGTCCCACGTGTTGCTCGTGCTGGCGTTTCTTATGTTGATTCTGGCCGAGGGCGGACGCATCCCGGTGGACAATCCGACCGGCCACTTCGAGCTGGCGATGATTGATGAATCCAAGGCGTTGGAATACTCCGGACGCGGCATGGCGCTGATGAAATGGGGCGGCTACATGAAAATGTTCGTGTTGCTCTGCATTTTTCTCAACGTGCTGGTCATGCCGTGGGGTCTGGCCGGCGAGCAATCGTTGGGCGCGGTGCTCATCGCCGTTCCGCTTGTGCTGTTCAAAATCTTCTGTTTTTTGCTCGTGCTGGTGGTCATCGAATCGTCGTTGTCCAAGCTTCGGCTTTTTCGGATCGCCGAATTTTTGGGCGCGGCGTTCATCACGTCGGTGGCGGCCATGATTGCGCGGGTTTTTTTACCTTGA
- a CDS encoding proton-conducting transporter membrane subunit, with translation MMESQTLILVFLALCGTGVLLSLVWPESRQGALLAWVGCLGAITLVWAGTNALLADQTFNQLLWPLPELGTLTLKLDRLSAVFAVITGLVLFPASIFAGGELRVTPERREGRAFTAMLLGLYASIGLIFVAGDVLLFLLAWEVMSVLSYLLVLCDRNRENGRAGAGYLLLAMGEAGTLAAALGFILLAVGAGSLDFGVIRSAASPLGPSARWAVFLLSFFGFGVKAGLVPVNFWLPRAYAVAPRAFVPVLAGATLNLGLYGILRVNADLMSSTQVGPGLVALIVGTLSALVGILYATTANDLKTMLAHSSIENAGIVVAGFGAGMVFVATAHPVPAAIAFVAGLYHLINHSLYKTLLFFGAGVVEGQTGTRDMDRLGGLIKWMPWTALGFLAGTLSIAALPPFNGFVSEWLTLQTMLRSAELASTPAKMVFALCGAGLALTAALAVTCFVKVFAMSFLGMRRLDGNQRVTEAGSGALIPMAILAVLCLAFGVLPTYVIPALDSAAGSLAGASAADALVPPFFAPNPAHDTLPPAFVGEFHDLGAQVGQSVLPGRGLVVLHRGGPENPVVFAMSTSYMLVALISLLIVTYVVIRLWLTRSRRLARRERWDGGVRRLLPEMTYTATGFSNPVRVIFDAVFRPTTVEDTRETVAEHFRTAIRREKERVHLVDKLVFLPVRTAAFWFAGGLAAMHHGRINVYAAYVLLALLAALVIALL, from the coding sequence ATGATGGAATCACAAACACTCATTCTTGTGTTTCTGGCATTGTGCGGCACGGGCGTTCTGCTGTCGCTGGTGTGGCCCGAGTCGCGGCAGGGAGCACTGCTGGCCTGGGTGGGTTGTCTCGGTGCGATTACCCTGGTGTGGGCGGGCACAAACGCGTTGCTGGCCGACCAGACATTCAATCAACTACTGTGGCCGCTGCCGGAATTGGGGACGCTCACATTGAAGCTGGACCGGCTCTCGGCGGTATTTGCGGTCATCACGGGTCTGGTGCTTTTTCCGGCTTCGATATTCGCGGGCGGGGAATTGAGGGTCACACCGGAGCGTCGCGAAGGACGCGCGTTCACCGCGATGCTGCTCGGGTTGTATGCATCCATCGGTCTGATTTTCGTGGCCGGCGACGTGCTGCTGTTTCTTCTCGCATGGGAAGTCATGTCCGTTCTATCCTATCTGCTCGTTTTGTGCGACCGGAATCGTGAAAATGGCCGTGCGGGTGCGGGTTATCTGCTGCTCGCCATGGGTGAAGCCGGAACGCTTGCCGCGGCGCTTGGTTTTATTCTGCTTGCGGTTGGCGCGGGTTCGCTGGATTTCGGCGTGATCAGATCCGCCGCGTCTCCTTTGGGCCCGAGCGCGCGATGGGCGGTGTTCCTGCTTTCGTTTTTTGGCTTTGGCGTGAAAGCCGGGCTTGTGCCGGTGAATTTTTGGTTGCCGCGCGCCTACGCCGTTGCGCCGCGCGCGTTTGTTCCCGTGCTGGCGGGGGCCACGCTGAATCTCGGGCTTTACGGCATTCTGCGCGTCAATGCCGATCTCATGTCGTCGACGCAAGTCGGACCGGGTCTCGTGGCGCTCATCGTCGGCACGCTTTCGGCGTTGGTCGGGATTCTATACGCAACCACGGCCAACGATCTCAAAACGATGCTGGCGCACAGTTCCATCGAAAACGCCGGCATTGTGGTTGCGGGTTTCGGCGCGGGAATGGTCTTCGTTGCGACCGCCCATCCCGTGCCGGCGGCTATCGCGTTTGTCGCAGGGCTTTATCATCTGATCAATCATTCGCTTTACAAGACGCTCCTGTTTTTCGGCGCGGGGGTGGTCGAAGGGCAAACCGGCACGCGCGACATGGACCGGCTGGGCGGGCTGATCAAATGGATGCCATGGACAGCGCTGGGCTTCCTCGCCGGGACGCTCTCCATCGCCGCCCTGCCGCCGTTCAACGGCTTCGTCAGCGAATGGCTCACGCTGCAAACCATGCTGCGCTCGGCGGAACTGGCTTCAACGCCGGCGAAAATGGTTTTCGCTTTGTGCGGCGCGGGCCTCGCGCTCACGGCGGCGCTGGCGGTGACGTGCTTCGTGAAAGTTTTTGCAATGAGCTTTTTGGGGATGCGCCGATTGGACGGAAATCAACGCGTGACCGAAGCCGGATCCGGCGCCCTCATTCCGATGGCCATCCTCGCGGTGTTGTGCCTTGCCTTCGGCGTGTTGCCGACTTACGTGATTCCGGCATTAGACTCGGCGGCAGGTTCATTGGCCGGGGCGAGCGCCGCCGACGCCCTGGTGCCGCCGTTTTTTGCCCCCAATCCCGCGCATGACACGTTGCCGCCCGCGTTCGTCGGCGAATTCCACGACCTCGGCGCGCAAGTCGGTCAAAGTGTTTTGCCCGGCCGCGGCTTGGTCGTGCTGCATCGCGGCGGCCCGGAGAACCCGGTCGTCTTTGCCATGTCCACCTCCTACATGCTTGTGGCGCTCATTTCACTGCTGATTGTCACTTATGTTGTGATCCGGTTGTGGCTGACGCGGAGTCGACGGCTGGCGCGGCGCGAGCGATGGGACGGCGGGGTGCGGCGCTTGCTGCCGGAGATGACGTACACGGCGACGGGTTTTTCCAACCCGGTGCGGGTGATTTTCGACGCGGTGTTTCGACCGACGACGGTGGAGGACACGCGGGAGACGGTGGCGGAACATTTTCGCACCGCCATCCGCCGCGAGAAAGAGCGCGTGCATTTGGTGGACAAGCTGGTGTTTCTGCCGGTCCGGACCGCGGCGTTCTGGTTCGCGGGCGGGCTGGCCGCGATGCATCACGGACGCATCAACGTCTATGCCGCCTACGTGCTGCTGGCGTTGCTGGCGGCGCTGGTGATTGCGCTGCTTTGA